The Bacillus sp. F19 DNA segment ATTGAAGGGTATGAAGTTGCCGGAAAGACAGGAACGGCACAAATAGCAGGAAGTGATGGGAAATATTTAACCGGCCGGGATAACTACATTTTTTCATTCCTAGGAATGGCGCCAAAAGAAGATCCAGAACTGCTTGTTTATATAGCTGTCCAGCAGCCTGAGCTGAAAGACACAGAAACAGGCTCCATGCCTGTATCATCCATTTTTAATACCGTAATGAAAAACAGCCTGCAGTATTTGAAAATCCAGCCTTCTGAGGAAGCTGAAGAACAGCCTAAGAAAACGGAAACTGAAATTGGTGCAGAAGTGCCGTCCTTTGTAGGTGAAGATTCAGCATCAGCAGAAAAACTCCTGAAATCGAACAATGTTCAGCCGCTTATTCTTGGATCGGGAAATGAAATTGTTGCTCAATATCCGGAAGCAGGCACAAACATGATTGTCAATGAACGTGTGTTTTTACAGACAGATGGCAAAGTCGCGATGCCAGACCTAACTGGCTGGTCATCCCGGGATGTCATGAAGCTAGCTAATTTCCTTGACCTTGAGCTTAAGATAAAGGGAAAAGGATATGTTGTTTCTCAAAATATATCGAAAAATGAGACTGTAAATGAGGACGATCAGTTAATTGTAAAGCTTGAAAGTCCCAAACAGCCAAGCAACGGAGAAAATGAAGAGGCTGAAGAGGCAGCAGCAGAAGATGAAGCTGGGTAGACTATCAGGCTTGGTCAACATCGTTGATCAAGCTTCTTTTTTTGGCAAGTATAAAAAATTTCACAGTTTTGACCAGCTGCTCCTTATCCATGAATGTTCTAGATAATGCTGTACAAGCATATATTTGAACGAGCCTGGATAAGGAGGAGTATAATTCTATGCGCGTTTCAAATGTGACTGTCAGAAAGCGTCTGGCAATGGTGCTGCTGTTTGGATTTTTGACTTTTCTTATTATCGATATCCGTCTTGGATATGTTCAATTTTTTATAGGGGATAAATTGACTGCTCTTGCTAAGGATTCATGGAGCAGAAACATTCCTTTTGAGCCTGAACGGGGCGAGATTCTTGACCGCAACGGCGTCAAGCTTGCAACGAATATGAGTGCCCCGTCGGTTCTTGTTGTGCCGAGGCAGGTGGAAAACCCGGCAGATACGGCTGAAAAGCTTGCTTCTGTTTTAAATATGTCCAAAGAACGCGCTTATGAACTTATTACAAAAAAGCAGTCAATACAGCGCATCAATCCTGAAGGAAGAAAGATCTCTCATGAAAAAGCAAAAGAGCTCCGCGCCCTTGGTCTAAAAGGAGTATACATAGCGGAAGATTCTAAGCGGCATTATCCGTTTGGAAGCTATCTTTCACATGTACTTGGTTTTGCGGGAATCGATAATCAGGGCTTGCTGGGGCTGGAATCCTATTATGATGAACAGTTGAAAGGCACAAAAGGATATGTGAAATTCTACTCAGATGCAAAAGGGAAAAGAATGCCAGAGGAAGCAGATGAATATACAGCTCCAATAGACGGTTTAAATCTTAAATTAACCATTGATTCAAAAGTTCAAACCATTGTAGAGCGGGAGCTGGATAACGCTCAGGCAGCCTACAACCCGGACGGAATGATTGCCATTGCCATGAATCCCAAAAACGGAGAAATTCTTGCCATGTCAAGCAGGCCTGATTTTGATCCTGCAGATTTCAGAAATGTTGATCCGCTGATCTACAATCGGAATCTTCCTGTATGGAGCTCTTATGAACCAGGATCAACCTTTAAGATTATTACATTAGCTGCAGCCCTCGAAGAGAACAAAGTAGATCTGCAGAAAGAACACTTTCATGACGGCGGATCTGTGAAGGTTGGAGGAGCAAGGCTTAAATGCTGGAAAAGAGGCGGCCACGGCAGTCAGTCTTTTCTTGAAGTTGTTCAAAACTCCTGTAACCCGGGCTTTGTAGAATTAGGACAAAGACTCGGCACAAATACTTTATTTAAATATATTCAGAACTTTGGTTTCGGCCAAAAAACAGGGATCGATCTGCAGGGAGAAGGAAGGGGAATTCTCTTTAATGTTAAAAATGTCGGACCTGTTGAGCAGGCGACAACAGCATTTGGTCAAGGTGTTTCTGTAACACCCATTCAGCAGGTTGCAGCTGTTTCAGCTGCGGTTAACGGCGGAACGCTCTTTACACCATTTATTGCAAAGGAATGGATTGACCCCATCACTGGTGACATTGTCAGTCAGACAGCTCCTGAAGCTAAGCGCCGTGTGATTTCAGAAGAAACATCAAAACAGATAAGATATGCCTTAGAAAGTGTAGTGGCACAAGGAACAGGGAGAAATGCATTTGTAGACGGATACCGTGTGGGCGGGAAAACAGGAACTGCCCAAAAAGTAAAAGACGGAGTTTACTTAAAGAATAACTATATTGTGTCGTTTATAGGCTTTGCTCCAGCTGATGATCCAGAAATTGTTGTTTATGCAGCAGTTGATAATCCAAAAGGCACGGTTCAGTTCGGGGGAACGGTAGTTGCGCCAATTGTAGGAAACATCATGGAAGACAGTTTAAGAGAGCTTGGTGTGAAACCGAGAAAAGATCAAATCGAAAAAGAATATAAATGGCTAGACACAAAACTTGTAAATGTCCCGAATGTTGTAGGGCTGACTACAAAGGAACTGAGAGAGCAGATGGTAAACCTGAAGCTTGATATTGCCGGTTCCGGCGACTTAGTTATCCAGCAGTCTCCAGCAGAAGGAGTGAAAGTGAAAGAAGGTTCAACTCTCCGTCTGTATTTAGGAAAAAGCGACAAAAAAACAGATGACGAGTAACTGACTCTTTTTTATATCCAAAAAAGCCGGCATTCACAACACGTGTTTGCCTCACTTTTATTTATGGCGGAAAAGAGAAGCTCATGCTCTCGCACCCTCTGTAATTTTGAATATGGGATAGGAATAGAACTGCTGCCTTATCAATGACATTTTTAAAAGCTGATATGGCTCTTTTAGCGAAGATGAGATAAAATAAGAACTGTGCGTTTTTTAATAAATGGATGATTTTGTATAAAAAATAAAGAAAGAAACTATTGTTGGTTTTTGAGAGGATTTGGTAATGATGAAATTACAGACACTGCTATCGCAGCTGCAAAATATGAAATTAAACGTGAACGAAAATCCAGAAATTCTCTCGATTGAAATGGACTCAAGAGAAGTGAAGGAAGGAAGTTTATTTATTTGTATCAGCGGGTACACAGTAGATGGCCACGACTATGCTGAACAGGCTGTCAGCAGGGGGGCTTCTGCTGTATTATCTGAAAAGCCACTGTCACTTCCAGTACCTGTTATTATTGTTAATAACACAAAAAAAGCTATGGCGCTCCTTGCAGACACATTTTACGGGCAGCCTACACATAAACTTCATTTAATTGGTGTTACAGGTACAAACGGTAAAACTTCAACAACACATTTAATTGAGAAGATTCTTCAAAATTCCAGCCAAACGACTGGATTAATTGGAACGATGTACATAAAAATCGGAGATGAACAATTAAGCGTTAAAAACACTACACCAGAGAGTCTGACTCTTCAAAAAACCTTTGGAACGATGGTTGATAAAGGAGTCAGTCATGCAATTATGGAGGTTTCCTCCCATGCCTTGCATATGGGGCGAGTTCATGGGTGTGACTATGACGTAGCTGTCTTTACAAATTTGTCACAGGATCATCTGGATTACCACCAGACAATGGATTCATATCGGGCCGCTAAAGGCCTTCTATTTTCACAGCTTGGCAATAAATTCGATCAAAAGAAGCCAAAAACAGCTGTCTTGAACGGTGATGATCCTGCTTCTGCCGAGTTTATGAATATGACGGCTGCACATATATTGACGTATGGGATTGATACAGAGTGTGATGTGATGGCGAAAAATATTGCGATGTCTCCAAGCGGAACATCATTTGATCTTCTCACCCCCCATGGCAGTGAGAAGGTAAATATGAAGCTGATCGGAAAATTCAGCATCTACAATGCGCTTGCTGCAGCTGCTGCAAGCCTGGCTTCTAATGTGCCTCTATCTGTAATAGTTGCGACTCTTGGGGACATTGAAGGTGTCCGCGGCCGCTTTGAAGTTGTCGACGGAGGACAGGATTTTTCCGTAATCGTTGATTATGCCCATACTCCGGACAGTCTGGAAAATGTCCTTTCAACGGTCAAGCAATTTGTTCTTGGAAAGACATTTGTCGTTGTCGGCTGCGGCGGGGACCGTGACCGGACAAAACGGAAAATCATGGCGCAGATTGCAGTGAAGTATGCGGATGAACCGATCTTTACATCCGACAATCCGAGAAGTGAAGATCCGATCGCTATATTGAATGAAATGGAAGATGGGGTTAGAGGCGAATATTATCATTCCATTGAAAATAGAGAGAAGGCCATCTATTTTGCCGTTTCTCATGCATCGCCAGGCGACGTCATCTTAATCGCAGGAAAAGGCCATGAAACCTATCAGCAGATCGGTACACAGATTTTCGATTTTGATGATCGCGAGGTAGCTTTGAAAGCTATTAAAGAACGGATTAGAATATGATCCGCTATAAAAGATGTATTTAAGAAATTCACGAGTTTTTATTATATGATGAATCCGTAATCAGAAGCGGTCATCATGCAGCTATTCAGGGAGGATCTAAACATGCTTGAACAAATTATTTTATTTACTATTATTATGGGTTTTTTAATCAGTGTTCTGATATCTCCCATCTTTATTCCATTTTTAAGAAGACTTAAATTCGGACAAAGCATTCGGGATGAAGGACCGAAATCCCATCAGAAAAAATCAGGCACCCCGACGATGGGCGGAATCATGATAATTCTGTCTGTGATTGTAACAACGCTTGTCATGAGCTATAAATTTGCAGAACCAAGTGTGGAAATGTATTTGCTTCTATTCGTTATGTTCGGTTACGGCCTGCTCGGTTTTCTGGATGATTTCATCAAGGTTGTGATGAAGCGCAACCTCGGTCTTACATCAAAACAGAAACTGATTGGACAGATTATTATTGCGGTCATTTTCTATATCGTTTTTAAACAATATGGGTTTTCTTCAGAAATCCGCATTCCAGGCACTGAATTTTCATTTGATTTAGGATGGGCTTATGTCATTCTGATCATTTTCATGCTTGTCGGCGGATCGAATGCTGTTAACTTGACAGATGGCCTTGACGGCTTGCTCTCAGGTACTTCAGCCGTTGCATTTGGAGCATTTGCTGTTCTTGCCTGGAATCAATCTCAATATGATGTGGCTATTTTTTCAGTGGCAGTTGTAGGAGCGGTTCTTGGGTTTCTTGTTTTCAATGCACATCCCGCAAAAGTATTCATGGGTGACACAGGATCACTTGCACTCGGGGGAGCTATTGTCACAGTTGCGATTTTAACAAAGCTTGAAATTCTTCTTGTTTTAATCGGAGGAGTTTTCGTTATCGAAACCTTATCCGTTATTATTCAGGTCATCTCTTTTAAAACGACCGGAAAACGGATATTTAAGATGAGCCCTCTTCATCACCACTATGAGTTAACTGGCTGGTCAGAATGGAGAGTTGTCGTGACTTTCTGGACTGTCGGTCTTGTTTTCGCCGTTTTGGGAATCTATATTGAGGTGTGGTTATAAGATGAAAAGTATTCAAGATTTTACTCATAAACATGTACTGGTATTGGGGCTTGCAAAAAGCGGTTTAGCTGCTGCAAAGCTCTTACATAAACTCGGAGCAAACGTTACAGTCAATGATATGAAGCCTCTTGAAGAAAATGAGTCCGCTAAGGAACTTCAGGCTGCCGGTCTTAAGGTCATTTGCGGCAGTCATCCGAAAGAGCTCCTTGATCATGCAGAATATATTGTAAAAAACCCAGGTATCCCTTATACCAATCCATTGCTTGCTGAAGCTTTGGAGCGGAATATCCCGATTGTGACAGAAGTGGAGCTTGCTTATTTAATCTCGGAAGCTGATATGATTGGGATAACGGGCTCAAATGGAAAAACAACTACGACAACTCTCATTCACGAAATGCTCCTTGCTGATCAGAAGAAGTCTTTGATCGCTGGGAACATTGGCACCGTAGCATGTGAAGTCGCCGAACATGCTTCTAAAGAGAATGTCATTGTGACTGAGCTGTCTTCTTTTCAGCTCATGGGAACAATCAAATTCAGACCTAAAATTGCGCTGCTGCTGAATCTATTTGATGCCCACCTTGATTATCATGGCACTAGAGAAGAATACGCTCTTGCAAAAGCGAAAATCTATGAAAATCAGCAGGCAGATGATTATTCTGTTGTGAACTATGATGACATGGGTGTGCGCCGGGCAGCAGAAAAATCCAAAGGTCAAATTGTTTATTTTTCAGTTTCAGAGAAGCTTGAAAAAGGCGCTTATATAAGCAACGGTTCTCTCTGGTATAACGATGAGCAGATTATTAAAATAAAAGATGTTGTCTTGCCGGGCAAGCATAATCTTGAGAATATCCTTGCTGCGATCTGTGCTGTAAAACTATACGGGGCATCAACAGGCGCCATTCAAAAAGTTCTGACTGCATTTAAAGGGGTTAAACATCGGCTGCAGTTTATCAGCACGATTGATGGAGTAAAATATTACAACGATTCTAAAGCCACTAATATATTAGCAACATCCAAAGCGCTGCAGGCCTTTGATGCACCAACACTATTGCTTGCAGGAGGTTTGGATCGCGGAAACGAATTTGACGAGCTGATCCCATTCCTGGGCAATGTGAAGGCATTCATTACATTTGGACAAACTGCACCAAAGCTTGAGAGAATAGCAGGTGATGCTGGAATAGAAGTGATAAAACGTGTCGATAATGTTGAACAAGCGGCTATGGCGGCGTTTGACTTATCTCAAGATGGTGACATTGTTCTCTTATCCCCTGCGTGCGCTAGCTGGGATCAATATAAAACATTTGAGCAAAGAGGAGACATGTTTGAGAACGCCGTGCATAAGCTAAAGTAAAGGGCTCGTACACGCATCGTCACAAAGCTTGAGCCCTAATTCCATAACATTGGGGTGTTCGGCGTTGACGGCAAAAAGATCTGCACCAGACTTCATTCTAGTCATCATTACCTTGCTGCTGCTGACGATTGGACTGATCATGGTATACAGTGCAAGCGCAGTTTGGGCAACTTATAAATTTGAAGATTCATTTTTCTTTGCAAAGAGGCAGCTGCTTTTTGCAGGTGTAGGTGTAATCGCCATGTTTTTTTTAATGAATGTTGATTATTGGACATGGAGAACCTGGGCGAAAATGCTGATAATAATTTGCTTTGTTCTGCTTCTGGCCGTTTTAGTTCCCGGCATAGGGATGGAGCGAAATGGTTCCCGCAGCTGGATAGGAGTCGGTGCATTTTCCATTCAGCCCTCCGAATTCATGAAGCTTGCCATGATTGCGTTTTTGGCTAAATTTCTGTCAGAAAATCAAAAGAAAATAACATCATTTAAAAAAGGTCTTTTTCCATCGCTTGGCTTTGTTTTTACCGCGTTTGCGTTAATTATGCTTCAGCCTGATCTTGGAACAGGAACCGTTATGGTCGGGACTTGTATTGTGATGATTTTTGTTGCAGGGGCGAGAATCAGCCATTTTGGTTTCCTTGGTTTGCTGGGAGCTGCAGGATTTGCAGGGCTCGTTTTATCAGCACCGTATCGGATTAAACGTATCACATCGTTTTTAAATCCTTGGGAAGATCCGCTCGGAAGCGGATTTCAGATCATTCAATCTCTCTATGCAATTGGACCTGGTGGACTATTTGGTCTTGGACTGGGGCAGAGCAGACAAAAATTCTTTTACTTGCCTGAGCCGCAAACAGACTTTATCTTTGCTATCCTGGCAGAAGAACTTGGCTTCATCGGCGGTTCGCTGATCATTTTGCTGTTTGGTCTGTTATTATGGCGGGGTGTAAGAATAGCCCTCGGTGCCCCGGATTTATACGGTTCATTTCTGGCCATCGGCATTATCACAATGGTTGCGATTCAAGTCATGATCAATATTGGAGTAGTAACGGGACTGATGCCGGTTACGGGTATTACGCTGCCATTTCTCAGCTACGGCGGATCTTCATTGACGCTGATGCTGATGGCGGTTGGTGTTCTATTGAATATTAGCAGATATGCAAGGTACTGAACCTGCATTTCATAGATGAAATAGACCCTGTTGAAAAACAGGGTTTATCATTTTTTAATGCTGAATTTGAATATTTTTGAAAATGTTTCTATTAAATGGGGGATACCTATGAAAATTATGGTAAGCGGCGGAGGGACAGGCGGACACATTTATCCTGCCCTCGCCTTAATAAATGAAATTAAAAAAAATGACCCAAATGCGGAATTTTTATATGTCGGCACAGATAATGGCCTTGAGTCCAAAATTGTTCCAAAAGCAGGAATTCCATTTCGTTCAATTAAGATTTCCGGCTTTAAAAGGAAGATCTCTCTGGACAATGCAAAGACAATCATGCGCTTTTTCAAAGGGGTCAGCGACAGCAGGAAATTCATAAAAGAATTTAAACCGGACGTCGTAATTGGTACTGGCGGCTATGTATGCGGACCCGTTGTCTATGCAGCTTCTAAGCTGAAGGTGCCGGCGATTATCCATGAACAGAACAGTCTTCCTGGAGTGACCAACAAATTTTTAGCGCGCTATGTAGATAAGGTAGCCATTTGTTTTAAAGAGGCAAGAAGCTATTTCCCTGCTGAAAAAACAGTGCTGACAGGTAACCCCAGAGCGTCTGAAGTGGTAACGGATGACGTCAGTCAATATAAGGACCCTGAACTTATGGCTGACAAAAAAACAGTGCTGATTATGGGAGGAAGCAGAGGGGCAAAACCAATCAATGATGCTGTGATCGGCATGCTTGATGAAATGAAAAATAAAGATTATCAAGTTATTTATGTGACTGGTGAAGTTCATTATGAAAACGTAATGGATCAAGTTCTGAATCTGCCGAAAAATGTTGTGATCAAACCTTTCATTCATAACATGCCTGAAGTCTTAAAAGGCATTGATTTAATTGTTGCACGATCAGGTGCAACTACTCTGGCGGAGATAACTGCACTTGGTCTTCCAAGTATTCTGATTCCCAGTCCATACGTAACAGCGAATCATCAGGAAAAAAATGCAAGGGCCTTAAGTGATCATGATGCAGCGGCATTAATCCTTGAAAAAGACCTCTCAAGTGCTGTATTAATAAAAGAGATGGATGATATTTTGCTTGATGCCGTGAATTTAGAAAAAATGTCAGCCGCTTCAAAGCAGTTAGGCATACCTGACGCTGCAATGAAGTTATATAAGGAAATACAGGTTCTGGCTAAGCAATAAATTAGCTTGTTATCATACTTACAGACATAGAATGAAAAAAAGACAGAAGTCATAGGAGTTTACATGATCATAAAAGAGGGTATCAAGTAATTTGTGCCTATCGAACTATGATTCCTATGAGCCTTCTTCAATTGTCATACAGGAAAAGAACAATCTACTTTAGGAGGCTGTCATGGAAAAGATACTTATAAAATTACAGGAAGCAGAAGTTGGAAAAGTTGTTCAAAATGAACCGCTGGCAAAGCATACAACCATTAAAATCGGGGGACCTGCTGAAATTTTTGTGGAACCGAATTCGATTGAAGATCTGAAAAAAACAATGGAAATTGTGACAGAATGCGATGTCCAATGGAGAGCGATCGGCCGGGGATCAAACCTGCTTGTC contains these protein-coding regions:
- a CDS encoding stage V sporulation protein D: MRVSNVTVRKRLAMVLLFGFLTFLIIDIRLGYVQFFIGDKLTALAKDSWSRNIPFEPERGEILDRNGVKLATNMSAPSVLVVPRQVENPADTAEKLASVLNMSKERAYELITKKQSIQRINPEGRKISHEKAKELRALGLKGVYIAEDSKRHYPFGSYLSHVLGFAGIDNQGLLGLESYYDEQLKGTKGYVKFYSDAKGKRMPEEADEYTAPIDGLNLKLTIDSKVQTIVERELDNAQAAYNPDGMIAIAMNPKNGEILAMSSRPDFDPADFRNVDPLIYNRNLPVWSSYEPGSTFKIITLAAALEENKVDLQKEHFHDGGSVKVGGARLKCWKRGGHGSQSFLEVVQNSCNPGFVELGQRLGTNTLFKYIQNFGFGQKTGIDLQGEGRGILFNVKNVGPVEQATTAFGQGVSVTPIQQVAAVSAAVNGGTLFTPFIAKEWIDPITGDIVSQTAPEAKRRVISEETSKQIRYALESVVAQGTGRNAFVDGYRVGGKTGTAQKVKDGVYLKNNYIVSFIGFAPADDPEIVVYAAVDNPKGTVQFGGTVVAPIVGNIMEDSLRELGVKPRKDQIEKEYKWLDTKLVNVPNVVGLTTKELREQMVNLKLDIAGSGDLVIQQSPAEGVKVKEGSTLRLYLGKSDKKTDDE
- a CDS encoding UDP-N-acetylmuramoyl-L-alanyl-D-glutamate--2,6-diaminopimelate ligase, whose translation is MKLQTLLSQLQNMKLNVNENPEILSIEMDSREVKEGSLFICISGYTVDGHDYAEQAVSRGASAVLSEKPLSLPVPVIIVNNTKKAMALLADTFYGQPTHKLHLIGVTGTNGKTSTTHLIEKILQNSSQTTGLIGTMYIKIGDEQLSVKNTTPESLTLQKTFGTMVDKGVSHAIMEVSSHALHMGRVHGCDYDVAVFTNLSQDHLDYHQTMDSYRAAKGLLFSQLGNKFDQKKPKTAVLNGDDPASAEFMNMTAAHILTYGIDTECDVMAKNIAMSPSGTSFDLLTPHGSEKVNMKLIGKFSIYNALAAAAASLASNVPLSVIVATLGDIEGVRGRFEVVDGGQDFSVIVDYAHTPDSLENVLSTVKQFVLGKTFVVVGCGGDRDRTKRKIMAQIAVKYADEPIFTSDNPRSEDPIAILNEMEDGVRGEYYHSIENREKAIYFAVSHASPGDVILIAGKGHETYQQIGTQIFDFDDREVALKAIKERIRI
- the mraY gene encoding phospho-N-acetylmuramoyl-pentapeptide-transferase, with the protein product MLEQIILFTIIMGFLISVLISPIFIPFLRRLKFGQSIRDEGPKSHQKKSGTPTMGGIMIILSVIVTTLVMSYKFAEPSVEMYLLLFVMFGYGLLGFLDDFIKVVMKRNLGLTSKQKLIGQIIIAVIFYIVFKQYGFSSEIRIPGTEFSFDLGWAYVILIIFMLVGGSNAVNLTDGLDGLLSGTSAVAFGAFAVLAWNQSQYDVAIFSVAVVGAVLGFLVFNAHPAKVFMGDTGSLALGGAIVTVAILTKLEILLVLIGGVFVIETLSVIIQVISFKTTGKRIFKMSPLHHHYELTGWSEWRVVVTFWTVGLVFAVLGIYIEVWL
- the murD gene encoding UDP-N-acetylmuramoyl-L-alanine--D-glutamate ligase, which gives rise to MKSIQDFTHKHVLVLGLAKSGLAAAKLLHKLGANVTVNDMKPLEENESAKELQAAGLKVICGSHPKELLDHAEYIVKNPGIPYTNPLLAEALERNIPIVTEVELAYLISEADMIGITGSNGKTTTTTLIHEMLLADQKKSLIAGNIGTVACEVAEHASKENVIVTELSSFQLMGTIKFRPKIALLLNLFDAHLDYHGTREEYALAKAKIYENQQADDYSVVNYDDMGVRRAAEKSKGQIVYFSVSEKLEKGAYISNGSLWYNDEQIIKIKDVVLPGKHNLENILAAICAVKLYGASTGAIQKVLTAFKGVKHRLQFISTIDGVKYYNDSKATNILATSKALQAFDAPTLLLAGGLDRGNEFDELIPFLGNVKAFITFGQTAPKLERIAGDAGIEVIKRVDNVEQAAMAAFDLSQDGDIVLLSPACASWDQYKTFEQRGDMFENAVHKLK
- the spoVE gene encoding stage V sporulation protein E; the protein is MTAKRSAPDFILVIITLLLLTIGLIMVYSASAVWATYKFEDSFFFAKRQLLFAGVGVIAMFFLMNVDYWTWRTWAKMLIIICFVLLLAVLVPGIGMERNGSRSWIGVGAFSIQPSEFMKLAMIAFLAKFLSENQKKITSFKKGLFPSLGFVFTAFALIMLQPDLGTGTVMVGTCIVMIFVAGARISHFGFLGLLGAAGFAGLVLSAPYRIKRITSFLNPWEDPLGSGFQIIQSLYAIGPGGLFGLGLGQSRQKFFYLPEPQTDFIFAILAEELGFIGGSLIILLFGLLLWRGVRIALGAPDLYGSFLAIGIITMVAIQVMINIGVVTGLMPVTGITLPFLSYGGSSLTLMLMAVGVLLNISRYARY
- the murG gene encoding undecaprenyldiphospho-muramoylpentapeptide beta-N-acetylglucosaminyltransferase, whose translation is MKIMVSGGGTGGHIYPALALINEIKKNDPNAEFLYVGTDNGLESKIVPKAGIPFRSIKISGFKRKISLDNAKTIMRFFKGVSDSRKFIKEFKPDVVIGTGGYVCGPVVYAASKLKVPAIIHEQNSLPGVTNKFLARYVDKVAICFKEARSYFPAEKTVLTGNPRASEVVTDDVSQYKDPELMADKKTVLIMGGSRGAKPINDAVIGMLDEMKNKDYQVIYVTGEVHYENVMDQVLNLPKNVVIKPFIHNMPEVLKGIDLIVARSGATTLAEITALGLPSILIPSPYVTANHQEKNARALSDHDAAALILEKDLSSAVLIKEMDDILLDAVNLEKMSAASKQLGIPDAAMKLYKEIQVLAKQ